From the genome of Phlebotomus papatasi isolate M1 chromosome 2, Ppap_2.1, whole genome shotgun sequence:
CGTAGAAAAGCcaagtctgttcgctgtgaatgCTGCACTCAAggaaggttttggaagcctttcgttacggtttcagttacactgtttgtctccaattagaaactatcccttgtctccatttggattaatatgtttccaatagaagcattttacgctcgcgttttttttcttgtatttaggaagttttcaaattatatctaaagaattttcactaaacagtaacattctagaagagtcaagaagcaaatttatgtagggtaagtgtgccaaatttcggcatagttggatgcaagcgccaaagtctcaagtttgaaatgtaatatctttaggggaagtgcttataattttggacagtctgcatataagcatcgatatcctaagtttgaagtgccatattttcaatactaattgacttttcttgttactctcttttcagaaggattgtttagaaacttggcaagctatttatcatctcatttttactaaaattatttttaatacgtttaaaaatgaattgatatgtagaggtgaatttgactcttattttggacaacttggttattaatttttacaacttgtctgtaaatttggacagataatccgcctcaacaggatgcccattgttcttcattttatgaaccaatcttaccaagtcctcttcctggtcatgtaagggaaacgtggaatgtcacgagacgcccagaaactttccatatcattcattaaagtgagttgacttcggtactccaagtacgtgcggattcgctcattccctgccctttccgggagcctttcaaggcatttctcactgcatctctttcgtagagatgatgctccttcatttctccaggcatttgtccaacctagtcatcacaaaagctaaaacttcacgaaatttcgtgagaaaaacacctgtccaaaataagaatcatcacctcactggtgaatgtcttaaaaaatttcccatttttcacacgaaaaatataattcacaaggcaaatctcacttcaggtcaaatgtacaaatcatcagtaacgtgaatcaacacaatattcaatgaatattcaataatatcactcaaaaacagcgaacaaactttgttagtacttcaccaaaactaaataagactgaagtaagccacgaagttctgtcatatttctcgtaagcaattgctcacactgaattttcaacaaagcaatttcaactcaaatcatattcaaattttaacgtatttagtgttaaaatcttccaaaaagaacaaatatttagatagaattcattattcatcaaatattggaataaaaatccatcattttaatcaatttatttatagtgtccaatgttatcctcatagtgtccaaaataagaaactggacaaaattagaagcatttcccctaatagaaattgatttctttattccttctacttaaggagtgttgcttagaaccttgtacacagcttatcgtctttatttactctgaaaatcattcttatagattttaaaatgaataaaaatgtagacataactttggtgccctatttcggccaccttcattctcatagttccttgcccttcgggaattcttgcaatgcctttttcacgtcatcttgtttgtcgaagctacattttttgttattcttttgcattgtataatctctagagtatgtaaaaactaaaaattcatggaaattcgaggaacaaaaaatgtggccgaaattgcaagctggccggaatttgccacacttaccctaattctcttcagaaaaaatatgaacttaaatgtgttgaatcttctgtcaaagttaaagcggctggaaatggttttaaattaggacatttaccctaattatgaaaaaatcgtgaatttcaatttaaatcatTCATGAGATTGATTCATTTTTGTGGGCGGGGCCTAATTACCTCCGGGTCTGAAATTGAGAAATGATTGGTTCTGTACTTTGTCAACAGAACTCAATGAGACTTGGGAGGAGAAATTAAAGCGTACAGAGCAGATTCGTCTGCAGCGTGAGGCAGTTTTTGCCGAAATGGGTGTGGCTGTGAAGGAGGATGGAAATACAGTTGGAGTCTTTTCGCCAAAAATGACTCCACATCTTGTGAATTTGAATGAAGATCCAACTCTGTCAGAGTGTCTTCTGTACTACATCAAAGATGGCATAACACGCCTGGGGACAGCTGAAGCTAATCTTCCGCAGGATATTCAGCTGTCCGGACCGTATATCCTTAAGGAGCATGTGATGTTCGAAAATAGAAGTGGAGTTGTGACATTGGTGCCTCACAAAGATGCCCTGGTGTATCTCAATGGGCGCAAGTTGACTGAACCCGAGGTGCTAACAACGGGCTCGAGGGTTATTCTGGGCAAGAATCACGTGTTCCGCTTTACCCATCCGGAGCAAGCCAGGGAGATTCGAGAGAAGGCAGTGACTGAGACTCCGGGTAATGGGGAGACAGTTGATTGGAATTTTGCACAGTGCGAATTGCTGGAGAAGCAGGGAATTGATCTGAAGGCGGAAATGGAGAAGCGACTTATTGCCCTGGAGGAACAGTTCAAACGGGAGAAGTTACAGGCTGATCAGGAATTTGAGGAGCAGCGCAAATCCTACGAAGCACGGATTGATGCATTGCAGAAGCAAGTGGAGGAGCAATCGATGACAATGTCAATGTACAGTAGCTACACTCCAGAAGATTTTCATCCCGAAGAGGATATTTTTGGTAAGTTTTTCAGTGAGGAAGCTTTAATTTTTCAGGATGGAATTTTGCTTGCGAAATTGCAGAGGAGCCTAATACCTTGCCTAACCTTTCAGTGAATCCCTTATTTGAGTCCTGCTGGACTGCCCGGGAGGCTGGATTGGCAGCCTGGGCATTTAGGAAGTGGCGCATTCACCAATTTACATCTCTGAGAGATGATCTCTGGGGAAATGCAATTTTCCTCAAGGAGGCAAATGCCATTTCTGTGGAACTGAAGAAAAAAGTTCAGTTCCAATTTACACTGCTCACCGACACTCTCTATTCCCCTCTGCCGCCTGAACTGGCGGCCAGCAATCTAGGAGCCATCACTTCTGGCCATGGGAATGAGGATGAATTTGGCGGAATTCCAGCACCAAGGACAATTGTGGCCGTTGAGGTGACGGACACAAAGAATGGAGCCACTCACTATTGGACCTTGGAAAAATTGCGGTAAGTTCAAAAAATAGCTGTTTTTCTTTTaggtttcgtttttttttacctaaCACTTAGGAGTTTTTCTGCAAAGTGCATTTCAATAGAGGTTTTTCTCTTTACTTTTCTTTCCAATATTTTCTCCCTCATATTCTATTTAGTTAATACATTTAATATCCTCAAAGGCAATTatataaaagaatttttctgaaaaatcttaattaaaaaaaaaacattagggaactacaatatttaaatttaaggaatactaaaaaataatatactGATTTTTTGGATGTTTAATCGAATACAAAGGAAATGTTAGGGATCTTGCTAAGAACAAGCTTtctgaagaaaaaagaaaagggttaatctttctcctgaacatttttttttagtagatGGTTGTTCtaatgtgcttctgcattatcgactcttctttatgttggttcctgtctcgattgttttgtaattttagaacacgacgaggactggggatcacagtcgagacaggaaccaaagaaaagtcgataatgcaggaaCACATTagaacagacatgtactaaaaaaaaagttcagaaGAAAAGACtatcctttttcttttttttcattgaaataacacCATTCCTCCTCCTGATATCCATTGTTCATTTATGATGCATacagtaaataataaaaaaaattattacagatCTAGATCGGCTTTTcctaggtgagattcttattttaaaccaatttttagtTCATTAAAATCCAGTTTCTCGATTGTGCAAAGAAAATATGATACTCGGAATAGAGATACATTCTAATAGAGAAAGATTCTGAAGCTTCGGATGACGGAAGTTTCGTACCACTCGATTTTTGCCTATGTTTCTTGATAGATCCGATCACATATTTATTTTAACATCTTTTCCTATACTTGATATTTTCTGAATATAGGATAATGAGATGAATtgactaagaaaaaaataggggaaaaccAAGAGAAACGATACTTTTCGTAAACAGAAGCTCCGAAAGAAGCCTTTGTAAGAAAAatcatcccaggctttgcaaagtgctcgaacttgtgagcATCATTTACGGTTCACTAcatttcaaccgatttaaaccgattcataaatcactcaaaagatcccacactgagagaaatccgaaaaagttagacTAACAttctaaaaatgttaattttaccctgcagtattgattcaaaatcggtgtaaatattactctttttaagtgtattgggggttaaatttaccctttttcttgttaattttacccttaaaaaggtgtaaaattgacattaaaaaatgttgatatatttttacacctaaaaagtgttaaagttacgagagaaagagttaatcgcaccctcttttttttctcagtgcacaaaatatttttaagagtaaTCAAATTGATTTTCGCTCAAAAACTACTTactagttcataaccgatttattaTCGGAATGATTCATtcatcggaaattccaagatctttccaacaaTCTCAAACATGACCGCATTTTTCTGATATGTGCGTTCTCTAGAACGAAAaagcacactgagaaaaaaatgggggtgcgattaatttttttttcctcataattttaacactttttaggtgtaaaaatatagtaacattttttaatgttaattttacaccattttaagtgtaaaattaatatgaaaaagggtaactttaacccctaatacaccttaaaagcataatatttacaccaatttcggatcaataatgcagggtaaaattaacatttctgaagtgttattttaactttttcggatttctctcagtaactcgaaaatattcgaaattgaaatttcgaaaatcgatttttcgattaatcggaccttcgattaaatcagaTGGATTTGGGGTGTCATAAAGGTTGTAGTACTCCATgacagctttccaaaacacctttTTTTCAGATTCTGGGTATTCCGAAATGGCGAAAGAGGGGATGGGGGGGTAGATCTAACATAacctacttctagccacctatcgatatttaacctttgccgaaaaccaattgtcgatatctctttccatttgctctccagaagtggttatacgacggacgggaaTCGATTTTTATTCGATATTCGTGATCTGTGAGTGTCAAAaagtgtaaatccaaaatttgggcccgatctgacgaggtcgcatttcgccttggaccacaaaagctgagattgtaaagaatctcagctaactgcCTTCGTTTATAGTTGTAACTCTATATGcgttgctcgcaagaattatagcttaagagcaaaaaaatgtttttttttaatagaaaaacataaaatagcAATACTTTATGCATTTTATgtccccgtcaaataatttcgtcagatatctttaagatttctgcagaaaatatctacacctctgccgaaaatctgccgataaatctgtagatattcctacgaattttatttaggcttaggacaaaattcgtcagaaatttttgcagattttctggcGAATCCTGGTGAATACTCTGAAGAATGTCTGTAAAaatttttgccgattttctgtagatttttgctacattccagactttccagacagctgtgtctgaaaagatggtatattttccattgaattttgtttgcaaaattcaatagagtgttTTTCAgcgatatcacagtgtttatataaaaaaagtattctgcgacgccgtgttataagtggaaaatagtgaagtgaaaactttaagcagagtgtcgacctaaatttcttgtttttgtatcattccatagccgatttttaagaaattagtatttttgcttgaatctttttactcatctaaaatgtttaatcggtaatgcttgttaagcagagcataccattttctttgtaacttctacagtttcttgataaacaacaatatttttattgagacaatggagactatgcagatttcctatgcagaaattctgccgagaatctgcagattttcgaaagaatttctgccgaaaatctacaaattttctacgcagaaattctaccgaaaatctacagaatttctttaaatgtactagaatatgctataacaattcaaaaaacctccgagtaaaatcggcaggtagagcaatgatttgacgggtctTTTTGCgcaaaccgcaagtcgataccTCTTATCGTTCGGTCTTCAGATTACacatttttgacaattttcatattacaGGGGGTCCCGGGACTCACTAATTCCGATATGCCTGATCCTGGGAGTCCCTGTCTTGTTATTATATCCTTTCTACTCCaaggatttaatttaattttatttcaatttttgttaCAATACAATGAATTCATACATAATGACTCCGCCGCCActcattttagatcaggaaaaattcatgaaatcgggattcacatccttttctttctccgAGGTTTCGTATATGTCAATCCTAccctttcgcactcttcttcttcttcttctttccgacatcacgacaaattcaatttagctcataCAATTTTGAATGTCAATGTGATAGACAAATGTAAAACgttttgaaaaaataagaatcgtaattttgatttcatgaaattttcctaatcaaaAAAGTGTTCCGGAGgcataagaatctcacctaaaataataattttaccaatcaatgggaaattattttaaaaaaaaatcacaaattagGAAAACAATTAATGAAATTCATCTTAGTTTTATTTAATCATCTTCAATATTTCTCCCGACGACAATTCACTTGAGTTaacagtttttctttttattaattttctccgggaaaaaaataaaacacacaCTATCTTTGTGATTGAAACGAAAtcctaacaaaaaaataaaaccaaaatgCTAACGAAATGTTTAGCTGTCGCCTTGAATTGATGCGTCAAATTTACAATGCGGAGAGTCCACCGATGGTCAGTGGCCTGGAGACCCCAACCAATGGCCCATGCAAAACCCTTGGTCTGCCACTGTCTCCGGATGAGAATGAGAGAAATGTGGATGTTGGAGGGCAGCAACAGGAACTGCTTCAGTGTCTGGCAGCAGCATGTGCAAATGCATCAAGACTCTCTTTAGCTAATCTCTTGCCATCGAGGTTAGCAAAACACAAATTATCAAAAGAAACTACACTGTAAAGTGACCTACTATATCTTTAATACAGGACAAGTACATTTGTCCCCttcaagaaattattttacCACACAGAATATTGTTTATTTTGCTGTTGTATcatctgttcttttttttattattattattctcttGGTTTTGAtatgaatttaatttgttttttgacCTCCCATGCGCTTCAACAGAGCGCCTCATGCCTTTGAGGATGATTTTCTTTCGATCTTCAGTTTTCTCatgaatttctttttcattttttcacgaTAGAAATAATTGTATAATCATATTATTGTGTATCTCAATAGAGTTGGTAGAATTGTAGTTGAACTTCATTAATTCTTCCTAAAATACCTTTTAAGCTTCTTTGCTATGGCTTTTGAGCATCCAAAACCCCCCCAAAAAGCTTCTCTTATCACAGAGCTTGCGAATGATTGTACGTTGTTAGAGAATCAACGTTTAAATATGTATGAATTGCACAATTTTTTGTTCCATGCAGACAACGGTTGGAATTAATGCGAGAAATGTACCACAATGAGGCTGAATTGAGTCCAACATCTCCCGATTACAATGTCGAGAGTCTCACGGGTGGAGATCCCTTCTACGATCGCTTCCCGTGGTTCCGAATGGTCGGCAGATCATTTGTCTACTTGAGCAATCTCCTCTACCCCGTGCCCCTGGTTCACAAGGTCGCCATTGTTAATGAGAGAGGCGATGTCCGGGGGTACTTGCGAGTTGCCGTGCAGCCAGTTATGGTGAGTCacctttttggaattttatttgttttgaatAGTTTGAACCGTCCCGGAAATTATTGTTACGTTCCTTGAAGTTGAAGGGGTACCCTAGGGACGTAGACTAGACATAGACACTCTGGACCAAAAATAAGGAGACTCTCTCCTTCCCTTTTACCAAAAGCCCTTTATTTAATTTCTACGGGTTTTGTAACTAGATGCAGCAGTTCCTCTACTTCGTCTCTCTCCCTTTTACTGGTTTTATTGAGTCGGGTTTCTCCGGGGAGTGTCTGTGTCACAAATCCTCCTGTCGGTCGACACGTTTCAGCGGAGCGTGCGGCTTGTCCGCTGCGAGCAGTCAGAGTGGGAGGCAGTGGGCTAATCAAATCGAGTACTAACACCTCTGCCTTTAGCCTTTTCCACTCACTAGAGAGTAGCTCTCCTTTCTCCCTTACTAGATGCGCTGGAAGTCTTGAATATCTCCCGGGGACGATCGAAGCTTTCCCTCGGCTTCTTCTCGAACAGATGAGGCTTAGGTTTCTCTCGCGGACGATCGAAATCTTCTCTCGGCTTCCTCTCGGGCACCACTGTAACATTGAGGTTATAGAAATTTCAATAAAGCAGTTTTCGAAGTGACGCCTGACGCTTTGAATCGTCTTGTTGGTGCTCTCAAGATTACCTCTTACAACCACCACACTCATACGGAGGGGCTCACGCTGATCCCGATGCGAAGAACGATGCCTGCGGTCTACTGGGGGCTACTGTCTCGACTTCGGCTAGCTCTCCTACATCCTACTTCCTCTTTTCCTATGACAGTGAAGGGAGCGCTCACGGAAAGAGCCTTCCTTTTCTTTCCTCCTCCGGAGGTCCACTGCGGTGGCTCTGCGAGCTCCTGATCTTGATGCTGGAACGTCTAGCTCCAAATATTCTCCAGGACTGACTTACTCCAAATCTCCtggacattttattttatatttgttaCGGACTCTCCACCCAATTGAAGTTTTTACTGTGGCATCTCTTTCTCAATTTGACGCAGAGCGCAGAGGTACTAGAGACCTAGAAatgaaagttccctgtttgaacactGTTCAACGAACGTGTTCGATTCCGAACAAGGGGAACAAGGTTCGCTTTAATGTaaaagcgaacgcggttgaacATTTCGGACGCCGCCACCGTCGCGGTATGTCGAtagataaaatatattaatgttCCGGATTTGGCCATAGAATGTTTATGGCGGGAACAATTAAATGCTGAGATGTTCTAGAGAGAACACTTTATTGGTCTTCGCTTAAGTCTCCCTTCACTAATCACCTTTCGACGCGGAGATTCTGGGTAGCAGCCGGATACTGTAAATGTACTGTCAATGGCGCCCCGAGATAATTTCTCTGGTACACTTACTGGTGTGAGAGAGCTCTACGCTACAATTTGCTTCACCAAAAATAAACTTGACACTAGCATCAAATCTGCTAGACTCCACTGAAGTAATGTGTTTTGGTTTATTCCCTCATTATTATGCGCTCGTATACGTGTAGCTCGACCGACGTTTACGGGAAATATAAATTCCTCCTGAGTCTTTTTCCTCTCCACAAGTGATTTGCACAGTCTGGACACGCAACAACTGCATGTAGCCGCCCAGACCGCTTGGTGTTAGGGGAGTAAGTCCTCTCCACATTATTTGAGGAGGCACTCCTAAGGCAGGCTCGGGAccgattattattaatattattattaatcgtatcggaatactttATTACAATGTAAAgatgttatattgctgttgtactccgtgttggaagaatccggTAAATCTATGTACAGACCATCAAGGAACGCTTTCCCcgcagtgtggatgcttcttctatgctcccagaatttttgggcagaggcggtgtatttttaagacccaacggtcttgcctattgcgccactgggATCCCCGGGACCGATGAATTAGGTCTCCGCTGCTACCGCCGCGAGGTGATCGATCTCTTCATTACCCGCAATGCCACAGTGCCCGAGTACCCAATGTAGACCGATCTCAGAGATGAGTGAGACCGTTTCTAACATTTTCCGGCACTCGAGCACTAGCAAAGAGCGGGACTTGTTTCTTGATATGGAAAGGAAGACTCAGTCAGAAGTACAGTAGTATACCTGCCGAGTGACACAAACCCGCTAAGTCCGAGTTGCGGACAGTGATACCCGGCCCCCGTCGTATCGGGTTCATTGATGTCCCCTTCCCGGTCTCCCCACGACTGAccgttttgaattatttactggTCATTGCAATGAAAGAGGAATTTCCGTGGTATATTAAGCTCCTGGGTTCATATCTTCAATGCATGTTCTGTCTTCTTTAACACTGAAAGAAGAATAATCCGTTTTGGTGTCTTTTTATTGGGAATATAATTTTACCAACTAACTGGAGCGAATGGTAGAAATCTCATGTGTTGCAGGATGAGGAGAGTTTGGATGTGAGCAATGGTGTAAAACAATCAGCGAGGATTCTCTTTGATGAAGACCATAAGCCAAAGTATCGATCTCTGGTTCAGGAACGCGACGAGCGTTTCATTGAGGGCCATGAGTGTGGAAAAGTGGAAGAAGTTGAAATTGAAGATGCAGATTCTGGACGTGGTGATTCCAGTGTGTCATCTGAGGTGCACGAGGCAACAGAAGAGCCCGGAGAACATTTGCAGATTGGCAAGGAATTCACGTTCCGTGTGACTGTTCTTCAAGCAACAGGAATTGCAGCTGAATATGCAGACATCTTCTGTCAGTTCAAGTAagggaattttctttaattttctttcagCAAGATTTTAAGGAAGACTTTGACAATTTTTTCATCTTTAGCTTCTTGCATCGTCACGAAGAGGCATTTTCCACGGAACCGGTGAAGAATAGTGGTTCTGGTTCTCCACTTGGCTTCTATCATGTGCAGAATGTGACAGTTCCGGTGACAAAGTCATTCATTGAGTATCTCAAAACACAGCCGATTATGTTTAAGATCTTTGGCCACTACCAGAATCATCCATTGCACAAGGATGCCAAGCAGGATTGTCAGACACGACCTCCTCCTCGCCGGATGCTTCCACCTAGCATTCCCATTAGTCAACCAGTCAGAAGTCCTAAGTTTGGTCCCCTACCCTGTCCCCCATCTTCAACAGTTCTGGCCAAGCACGATGTCTTGGTGTGGTTTGAAATCTGTGAACTAGCTCCCAATGGCGAGTATGTTCCAGCTGTGGTTGAGCACAGCGATGATCTGCCCTGCAGGGGCCTCTTTCTGCTGCATCAGGGCATTCAGCGACGCATTCGCATCACCATTGTGCACGAGCCTACACCCGAGGTCAAATGGAAGGATATTCGGGAGTTGGTGGTGGGCAGGATTAGGAATACCCCTGAATCAGCTGATGAAATGGACGATGACTCTTGCGTTTTGTCTCTGGGTCTGTTTCCGGGAGAAGTATTGGACGTTCCAGGGGATGATCGGTCTTTCTTCCGCTTCGAAGCTGCCTGGGATTCCAGTCTTCATAACTCCAGTTTGCTCAATAGGGTTACACAGGCTGGGGAGACCATCTACATAACACTCAGTGCTTATCTCGAGGTGAGGCTCACATATCCGTCGATTGTTGGtttatcccacttctgaattttgTGGTACTTTGTGTATCCCActtatcccacttctgaattttgtggtactttgttttttttttcaatcagcTGGAGAATTGTGCGCGTCCAGCGATTGTTACTAAGGATCTTAGTATGATAATCTATGGACGAGATGCCAGAACTGGACCACGTTCCCTCAAACATCTCTTCTCGGGGCAGTATCGCAATCCGGAGGCCAATCGCCTGTCCGGTGTCTACGAACTCTCCCTTCGCCGAGCATCCGAAGCAGGTAGTCCAGGTAGCAGAGAGTGCTGTAGAAATTAGATGTTGATCGGCATGAGACTATTGTCACGATTTCTTTTAGCCTTCTGAAGCTTCCTCAGATTTTCCACTTGATCGGTGATTTTCATGTATTTGTTCTTTCTTTTTGTGTTTAGGAGTTCAGAGACGCCAACGTCGAGTCCTGGACACAAGTTCAACGTATGTCCGTGGTGAGGAGAATCTCCATGGTTGGCGTCCACGTGGAGATTCACTAATCTTTGACCATCAGTGGGAACTGGAAAAGCTGACACGACTGGAGGAGGTGGGTAGGGTGCGTCATTTGTTGATGCTGCGTGAGAGACTGGGTATGGACACAAATCCCAATCCTACGACAAAGACAGAGAAGGATGTGTG
Proteins encoded in this window:
- the LOC129803672 gene encoding kinesin-like protein unc-104 isoform X3, giving the protein MSSVKVAVRVRPFNSREIARESKCIIEMNGATTSIVNPKVPPGTNDSVKRFNFDYSYWSHDPNDSDFTTQSMVYGDIGEEMLQHSFDGYNVCIFAYGQTGAGKSYTMMGRQEVEGQEGIIPMVCKDLFRRIKETATEELKYTVEVSYMEIYCERVRDLLNPKNKGNLRVREHPLLGPYVEDLSKLAVTDYQDIHDLIDEGNKARTVAATNMNETSSRSHAVFTIFFTQRRHDGITDLITEKVSKISLVDLAGSERADSTGAKGTRLKEGANINKSLTTLGKVISALAEMASKSKKSKKADFIPYRDSVLTWLLRENLGGNSKTAMIAAISPADINYDETLSTLRYADRAKQIVCKAVVNEDANAKLIRELKEEIQKLRELLRAEGIEVQEGPDGKVVCEKRDPNKDEINTKSESIIKNIPTSPKGRTRTGSTTEMAVDQLQASEKLIAELNETWEEKLKRTEQIRLQREAVFAEMGVAVKEDGNTVGVFSPKMTPHLVNLNEDPTLSECLLYYIKDGITRLGTAEANLPQDIQLSGPYILKEHVMFENRSGVVTLVPHKDALVYLNGRKLTEPEVLTTGSRVILGKNHVFRFTHPEQAREIREKAVTETPGNGETVDWNFAQCELLEKQGIDLKAEMEKRLIALEEQFKREKLQADQEFEEQRKSYEARIDALQKQVEEQSMTMSMYSSYTPEDFHPEEDIFVNPLFESCWTAREAGLAAWAFRKWRIHQFTSLRDDLWGNAIFLKEANAISVELKKKVQFQFTLLTDTLYSPLPPELAASNLGAITSGHGNEDEFGGIPAPRTIVAVEVTDTKNGATHYWTLEKLRCRLELMRQIYNAESPPMVSGLETPTNGPCKTLGLPLSPDENERNVDVGGQQQELLQCLAAACANASRLSLANLLPSRQRLELMREMYHNEAELSPTSPDYNVESLTGGDPFYDRFPWFRMVGRSFVYLSNLLYPVPLVHKVAIVNERGDVRGYLRVAVQPVMDEESLDVSNGVKQSARILFDEDHKPKYRSLVQERDERFIEGHECGKVEEVEIEDADSGRGDSSVSSEVHEATEEPGEHLQIGKEFTFRVTVLQATGIAAEYADIFCQFNFLHRHEEAFSTEPVKNSGSGSPLGFYHVQNVTVPVTKSFIEYLKTQPIMFKIFGHYQNHPLHKDAKQDCQTRPPPRRMLPPSIPISQPVRSPKFGPLPCPPSSTVLAKHDVLVWFEICELAPNGEYVPAVVEHSDDLPCRGLFLLHQGIQRRIRITIVHEPTPEVKWKDIRELVVGRIRNTPESADEMDDDSCVLSLGLFPGEVLDVPGDDRSFFRFEAAWDSSLHNSSLLNRVTQAGETIYITLSAYLELENCARPAIVTKDLSMIIYGRDARTGPRSLKHLFSGQYRNPEANRLSGVYELSLRRASEAGSPGVQRRQRRVLDTSSTYVRGEENLHGWRPRGDSLIFDHQWELEKLTRLEEVGRVRHLLMLRERLGMDTNPNPTTKTEKDVCNLAARAGASPVHMVIPPSPQTPIKDQQALMPEREYTQKEQELLLKCIRLIQGRIGAKTEQESTIGQIDASPGDEGCADMTASYISGNSIELCSPERVEVPNGWEAPAPAPQPALPLRLYVPELEEIRVSPVVARKGYLNVLEHGGSGWKKRWVTVRRPYVFIFRSEKDPVERAVLNLGTAQVECSEDQAAMVKIPNTFSVVTKHRGYLLQTLGDKEVHDWLYAINPLLAGQIRSRLARRNVESSAAQAVTSSQHSSK
- the LOC129803672 gene encoding kinesin-like protein unc-104 isoform X7 — protein: MSSVKVAVRVRPFNSREIARESKCIIEMNGATTSIVNPKVPPGTNDSVKRFNFDYSYWSHDPNDSDFTTQSMVYGDIGEEMLQHSFDGYNVCIFAYGQTGAGKSYTMMGRQEVEGQEGIIPMVCKDLFRRIKETATEELKYTVEVSYMEIYCERVRDLLNPKNKGNLRVREHPLLGPYVEDLSKLAVTDYQDIHDLIDEGNKARTVAATNMNETSSRSHAVFTIFFTQRRHDGITDLITEKVSKISLVDLAGSERADSTGAKGTRLKEGANINKSLTTLGKVISALAEMASKSKKSKKADFIPYRDSVLTWLLRENLGGNSKTAMIAAISPADINYDETLSTLRYADRAKQIVCKAVVNEDANAKLIRELKEEIQKLRELLRAEGIEVQEGPDGKVVCEKRDPNKDEINTKSESIIKNIPTSPKGRTRTGSTTEMAVDQLQASEKLIAELNETWEEKLKRTEQIRLQREAVFAEMGVAVKEDGNTVGVFSPKMTPHLVNLNEDPTLSECLLYYIKDGITRLGTAEANLPQDIQLSGPYILKEHVMFENRSGVVTLVPHKDALVYLNGRKLTEPEVLTTGSRVILGKNHVFRFTHPEQAREIREKAVTETPGNGETVDWNFAQCELLEKQGIDLKAEMEKRLIALEEQFKREKLQADQEFEEQRKSYEARIDALQKQVEEQSMTMSMYSSYTPEDFHPEEDIFVNPLFESCWTAREAGLAAWAFRKWRIHQFTSLRDDLWGNAIFLKEANAISVELKKKVQFQFTLLTDTLYSPLPPELAASNLGAITSGHGNEDEFGGIPAPRTIVAVEVTDTKNGATHYWTLEKLRQRLELMREMYHNEAELSPTSPDYNVESLTGGDPFYDRFPWFRMVGRSFVYLSNLLYPVPLVHKVAIVNERGDVRGYLRVAVQPVMKSHVLQDEESLDVSNGVKQSARILFDEDHKPKYRSLVQERDERFIEGHECGKVEEVEIEDADSGRGDSSVSSEVHEATEEPGEHLQIGKEFTFRVTVLQATGIAAEYADIFCQFNFLHRHEEAFSTEPVKNSGSGSPLGFYHVQNVTVPVTKSFIEYLKTQPIMFKIFGHYQNHPLHKDAKQDCQTRPPPRRMLPPSIPISQPVRSPKFGPLPCPPSSTVLAKHDVLVWFEICELAPNGEYVPAVVEHSDDLPCRGLFLLHQGIQRRIRITIVHEPTPEVKWKDIRELVVGRIRNTPESADEMDDDSCVLSLGLFPGEVLDVPGDDRSFFRFEAAWDSSLHNSSLLNRVTQAGETIYITLSAYLELENCARPAIVTKDLSMIIYGRDARTGPRSLKHLFSGQYRNPEANRLSGVYELSLRRASEAGVQRRQRRVLDTSSTYVRGEENLHGWRPRGDSLIFDHQWELEKLTRLEEVGRVRHLLMLRERLGMDTNPNPTTKTEKDVCNLAARAGASPVHMVIPPSPQTPIKDQQALMPEREYTQKEQELLLKCIRLIQGRIGAKTEQESTIGQIDASPGDEGCADMTASYISGNSIELCSPERVEVPNGWEAPAPAPQPALPLRLYVPELEEIRVSPVVARKGYLNVLEHGGSGWKKRWVTVRRPYVFIFRSEKDPVERAVLNLGTAQVECSEDQAAMVKIPNTFSVVTKHRGYLLQTLGDKEVHDWLYAINPLLAGQIRSRLARRNVESSAAQAVTSSQHSSK